Proteins encoded within one genomic window of Deltaproteobacteria bacterium:
- a CDS encoding peptidylprolyl isomerase: MKHWHLTLLGVALCAALGTVHGAEKATATRVVQDGWRVGIEYTLKGEDGKLIESNKGKFSLVYKHGTGEMIPGLERALAGMRVGEEKHVVVKPQDAYGLVDFNKRKEVPKTELPPNAMKVGAEIARPEGQGRVRVFKVHEIREHTVVLDMNHPMAGKTLVFDVKVVDIQQEPSAPSAPAVPSKPAAPAQPNKPARPK; encoded by the coding sequence ATGAAACATTGGCATTTAACCTTGCTGGGCGTCGCGCTCTGTGCGGCGCTCGGCACTGTCCACGGCGCCGAGAAAGCTACCGCGACCCGCGTCGTGCAAGACGGCTGGCGCGTGGGCATCGAGTACACGCTCAAGGGCGAAGACGGCAAGCTCATCGAATCTAACAAAGGCAAGTTTTCCCTGGTCTACAAACACGGCACGGGGGAGATGATTCCAGGCTTGGAACGCGCGTTGGCCGGCATGAGAGTCGGCGAGGAAAAACATGTGGTCGTCAAGCCGCAAGATGCCTATGGCCTGGTCGACTTTAATAAGCGCAAAGAAGTTCCCAAGACCGAGCTGCCACCCAACGCCATGAAAGTCGGCGCTGAAATCGCCCGCCCCGAAGGACAGGGCCGGGTGCGCGTGTTCAAAGTTCATGAAATCCGCGAGCACACCGTGGTGCTCGACATGAATCATCCGATGGCGGGCAAGACGCTGGTTTTCGATGTCAAAGTCGTCGACATTCAGCAGGAGCCGAGCGCGCCGTCGGCCCCTGCCGTGCCGTCCAAACCGGCGGCTCCCGCGCAGCCCAACAAGCCGGCGCGGCCCAAGTAG
- the purS gene encoding phosphoribosylformylglycinamidine synthase subunit PurS — MRVKIFISLKTGVLDPQGKAIERSLHTMSYVEVRDVRVGKYLELEIDADSRASAESRVREMCDKLLANPVIEDYRFEIHE, encoded by the coding sequence ATGCGTGTTAAGATATTCATATCGCTCAAGACCGGCGTCCTCGATCCCCAGGGAAAAGCGATCGAGCGCTCACTGCACACGATGAGCTACGTCGAAGTCCGCGACGTGCGAGTGGGAAAATATCTTGAGCTGGAAATCGATGCCGATTCGCGGGCCAGCGCTGAAAGCCGCGTCCGTGAGATGTGCGACAAGCTCTTGGCTAATCCGGTGATTGAAGACTATCGGTTTGAGATTCACGAATGA
- the purQ gene encoding phosphoribosylformylglycinamidine synthase subunit PurQ, with product MRWGVIVFPGSCDDQDVFDCLKNEMGQKVQFLWHKDELAGRFDCLVLPGGFSYGDYLRCGAMARFSPIMGGVVKFAQSGGLVLGICNGFQILCESGLLPGALVRNSNLQFICEPVHLRVEETDAPFSREMKKGQLLKIPIKHGEGCYFADSATLERLQKNRQVLLRYVDAKGKPAAAANPNGSLDNIAGICNEKRNVFGLMPHPEDACSKLLGSDDGLKIFSSIAAACVERETRHG from the coding sequence ATGCGTTGGGGTGTCATTGTCTTTCCCGGCTCGTGCGACGATCAGGACGTCTTTGACTGTCTGAAAAACGAGATGGGCCAGAAGGTGCAGTTTCTTTGGCACAAGGACGAGTTGGCGGGCCGCTTCGACTGTCTGGTGCTTCCCGGCGGCTTTTCCTACGGCGATTATTTGCGCTGCGGCGCCATGGCGCGTTTCTCGCCGATCATGGGCGGCGTAGTCAAATTTGCGCAAAGCGGTGGATTGGTCCTGGGGATCTGCAACGGCTTTCAAATTCTTTGCGAATCGGGGCTCTTGCCCGGAGCGCTGGTGCGTAACAGCAATCTGCAGTTTATCTGTGAGCCGGTGCATTTGCGCGTCGAAGAAACCGACGCGCCGTTTAGTCGCGAAATGAAAAAGGGCCAGCTCCTGAAGATTCCCATCAAGCATGGCGAGGGTTGCTATTTCGCCGATAGCGCGACCCTCGAACGGCTGCAGAAGAATCGCCAGGTATTGTTGCGCTACGTCGATGCCAAAGGCAAACCGGCGGCGGCGGCCAATCCCAATGGCTCGCTCGACAACATCGCCGGCATCTGCAATGAAAAGCGCAACGTTTTTGGTCTGATGCCTCATCCGGAGGACGCTTGCAGCAAGCTCCTCGGCAGCGACGATGGTTTGAAAATCTTTTCTTCCATCGCGGCGGCCTGCGTGGAAAGAGAAACCCGCCATGGCTGA
- a CDS encoding extracellular solute-binding protein: protein MKRVLVFLLLSIGMVIDQSAKAAVPTTLAELAKYAGADRERILYEGAKKEGKLVWYTSLVPHKEIAKLFTERYPGVAVDIYRADGVLLSSRITAETQARRHLFDAIETTPPPLMPLRDEQMLMPYYSPHHRNYPEHAKEKASGNLTWWSTDRESLIGVGYNTKAFPAAELPKRFDDLLKPYLKGKMSVANNETGARAIGAMIKAKGEDFVRRLKEQEVRPHATSAAGLADMIIRGEVPISFTMVQTNLTQPAASRGAPVAWVPMEIVAVNAGGAAVSANAPHPHAALLFTDFLLSPQGQKMYAEKLFYTSAAKKVNYEKWYPEKGLTTAEYDERSQAWLKLLREITRK, encoded by the coding sequence GTGAAAAGAGTTCTCGTTTTCCTGCTCCTAAGCATTGGAATGGTCATCGACCAGTCGGCCAAGGCAGCGGTGCCGACGACGCTTGCCGAGCTGGCCAAATATGCCGGTGCCGACCGCGAGCGGATTCTCTACGAGGGCGCTAAAAAAGAAGGGAAATTGGTTTGGTATACCTCGTTGGTGCCGCACAAAGAGATCGCCAAACTTTTCACCGAGCGCTACCCCGGCGTTGCGGTGGATATTTATCGCGCCGACGGCGTGCTGTTGTCGAGCCGTATCACCGCTGAGACCCAGGCGCGGCGCCATCTCTTCGACGCCATCGAAACCACGCCGCCGCCGCTGATGCCGCTGCGCGATGAGCAGATGTTGATGCCCTATTACTCGCCGCATCATCGCAACTATCCGGAGCACGCCAAGGAAAAAGCCTCGGGAAACCTGACATGGTGGAGCACCGACCGCGAGTCGCTGATCGGCGTTGGTTACAACACAAAGGCCTTTCCGGCGGCGGAGTTGCCGAAGCGATTCGACGACCTGCTGAAACCGTATTTAAAGGGCAAGATGTCGGTGGCCAACAATGAAACCGGCGCGCGCGCCATTGGCGCGATGATCAAGGCCAAGGGCGAAGATTTCGTGCGCCGTTTAAAGGAACAAGAAGTCCGGCCCCACGCCACCAGCGCGGCGGGGTTGGCGGACATGATCATCCGCGGCGAGGTGCCGATCTCGTTCACCATGGTGCAGACCAACTTGACTCAGCCCGCCGCCAGCCGCGGCGCGCCGGTGGCGTGGGTGCCGATGGAGATCGTTGCCGTCAACGCCGGCGGCGCCGCCGTGTCGGCCAATGCGCCGCACCCGCACGCGGCGCTGTTGTTCACCGATTTTCTGCTAAGCCCACAGGGGCAGAAGATGTACGCCGAAAAGCTCTTCTACACGAGCGCCGCGAAAAAAGTGAACTACGAAAAGTGGTATCCGGAAAAAGGGCTCACGACCGCGGAATACGACGAACGCTCGCAAGCGTGGTTGAAGCTGTTGCGTGAGATTACTCGCAAATAA
- a CDS encoding adenylosuccinate lyase: MIERYTRPEMGRIWSEENGFQKWLEVEILAAEGLAQLGKVPKAAIARIRKKAKFNVKRIREIEREVKHEIIAFLSSVAESIGDDARYLHVGMTSSDVMDTALALQFKDASAILVDDIKALMKVLRRQACKYKWTVQIGRTHGVHAEPITFGLKFALWYQEMARNLARLERATEDICVGQISGAVGTFASISPKVEAYVCRKAGLRPALVSNQIIQRDRHACYFATLAVIASSLEKFAVEVRHLQRTEVQEAEEPFTAGQKGSSAMPHKRNPILSENVAGMARLMRSYALAALENVPLWHERDISHSSVERVIAPDATIALDFMLRRLTHVLANLVVYPENMRRNLEKSGGTVYSEKILLALVDKGIARDAAYRMVQRHALKVGREGGDLKRELLGDAEIRRHLSAREIEAAWGVRHHLANVDFIFRRALR; the protein is encoded by the coding sequence ATGATTGAGCGCTATACAAGACCGGAGATGGGCCGCATTTGGTCCGAGGAAAACGGCTTTCAAAAGTGGTTGGAAGTCGAGATTCTAGCCGCCGAAGGTTTGGCGCAGCTCGGCAAAGTTCCGAAAGCGGCGATCGCGCGCATCCGCAAAAAGGCCAAGTTCAACGTTAAACGCATCCGTGAGATCGAACGCGAAGTGAAGCATGAAATCATCGCGTTTTTGAGCTCGGTGGCGGAGTCGATCGGCGATGATGCGCGTTATTTACACGTCGGCATGACCTCGTCCGATGTCATGGACACGGCGCTGGCGCTGCAGTTCAAAGACGCTTCGGCGATTCTCGTCGACGATATCAAAGCCTTGATGAAGGTGTTGCGCCGCCAAGCCTGCAAGTACAAATGGACCGTGCAAATCGGCCGCACCCACGGGGTGCATGCCGAGCCGATTACCTTCGGGCTTAAGTTTGCGCTCTGGTATCAGGAGATGGCGCGCAACTTGGCGCGCTTGGAAAGAGCCACGGAAGATATCTGCGTCGGGCAGATCTCCGGCGCGGTGGGCACCTTTGCGTCGATATCGCCCAAGGTCGAAGCCTACGTTTGCCGCAAGGCTGGCTTGAGACCCGCGCTGGTGTCCAATCAGATCATTCAGCGCGATCGCCACGCCTGCTATTTCGCTACGCTGGCCGTGATCGCCAGCTCGCTGGAAAAATTTGCCGTCGAGGTGCGCCACTTGCAGCGCACCGAGGTGCAAGAAGCGGAAGAGCCCTTTACCGCGGGGCAGAAGGGCTCGTCGGCGATGCCGCACAAACGCAATCCGATTCTCTCCGAGAACGTTGCCGGCATGGCGCGCTTGATGCGCTCCTATGCGTTGGCGGCGCTGGAAAACGTGCCGCTGTGGCATGAGCGCGATATCAGCCACTCGTCGGTGGAGCGGGTGATCGCGCCGGACGCGACCATTGCGCTCGATTTCATGCTGCGCCGTTTGACCCACGTGCTGGCCAATCTAGTGGTCTATCCGGAAAACATGCGGCGCAATCTTGAGAAGAGCGGCGGCACGGTGTATTCGGAGAAGATTCTCTTGGCGCTGGTTGACAAGGGCATCGCCCGCGATGCGGCCTATCGCATGGTGCAGCGCCACGCGCTCAAAGTCGGCCGCGAAGGGGGCGACTTAAAGCGCGAGCTGTTGGGCGATGCGGAGATTCGCCGGCACCTGTCGGCAAGGGAGATCGAAGCGGCTTGGGGTGTGAGGCACCACCTGGCCAACGTTGACTTCATTTTCCGGCGCGCTTTGCGCTAA
- a CDS encoding dUTP diphosphatase gives MDQVRIQIKRVRPSAVLPEYMTEGAAGMDLCADIDSSMEIGPMERRLIPTGIAIALPIGFEAQIRPRSGLALKQGFTMVNTPGTIDSDYRGEIQIIAINLGTAPITIERGQRIAQMVVQRVARAEWLEVAELPSTERQDGGFGHTDKK, from the coding sequence GTGGATCAAGTACGCATTCAAATCAAACGGGTGCGCCCGTCTGCGGTGTTGCCGGAGTACATGACCGAAGGCGCTGCCGGCATGGATCTGTGCGCGGACATCGATTCGTCGATGGAGATCGGTCCGATGGAGCGCAGGTTGATTCCCACCGGGATCGCGATCGCTTTGCCGATCGGCTTCGAAGCGCAGATTCGGCCGCGCAGCGGTTTGGCGTTGAAGCAGGGTTTTACGATGGTCAATACGCCGGGGACCATCGATTCCGACTATCGCGGCGAAATTCAGATCATCGCCATCAACCTCGGCACCGCGCCGATCACCATCGAGCGCGGCCAGCGCATTGCGCAGATGGTCGTGCAGCGGGTGGCGCGAGCAGAATGGCTGGAAGTGGCAGAGCTGCCGTCGACCGAGCGGCAGGACGGTGGGTTTGGACATACCGATAAAAAATAG
- the purL gene encoding phosphoribosylformylglycinamidine synthase subunit PurL, which produces MAEAVKIFAQPTVTPELVASHGLAPDEYEKIVQMLGRAPNYTELGVFSVMWSEHCSYKSSRAYLKLLPTEGPYVLQGPGENAGVVDIGDGLAVAFKMESHNHPSFIEPYQGAATGVGGILRDIFTMGARPIASLNSLRFGAIDHPRTRYLVAGVVAGIGGYGNCIGVPTVGGEVYFDECYNANILVNAFTLGIVKKKKIFTGIAKGIGNPVIYVGSKTGRDGIHGATMASESFSEEKEQRRPTVQVGDPFTEKLLLEACLELFEKDHIIGIQDMGAAGLTSSSSEMAGRGGCGIELDLSLVPMRETGMTPYEILLSESQERMLLVAKQGTEAEIKKIFDKWDLDAVVIGRVTDDHIFRARFDGVEVAAIPIDALTKEAPVYRRPAERPARHDELEQLDFATITEPKDLGATLKTLLASPNIASKEWVYRQYDHYVRSNTVVAPGADAAVVRVKGTKKALALTADCNSRYCYLDPYVGGVIAVAEAARNLACVGARPVGLTDCLNFGSPENPAVMWQFSQAINGMRDACLALTVPVVSGNVSFYNETDGVPIYPTPTIGMVGLINHIDKVMTPWFKAAGDLIVLLGRTREELGGSEYLKQVHGLTRGTPPWIDLQLERAVQRCCVEAIEQGVLRSAHDVSDGGLAVALAECCMGGAGKPIGARIETHEMIRGDALLFSESQSRIVVSLEEKNLAPLEALAAQHNAPLQVIGSVGGQRLSIQPFLQLAVDELHSVWANGLTAKLK; this is translated from the coding sequence ATGGCTGAAGCGGTCAAGATTTTTGCCCAGCCGACGGTCACACCTGAGCTCGTCGCGAGCCATGGGCTGGCGCCCGACGAGTACGAAAAGATCGTTCAAATGCTTGGCCGCGCGCCCAACTACACTGAGCTGGGTGTGTTCTCGGTCATGTGGTCGGAGCATTGCAGCTACAAAAGCTCACGCGCTTACCTGAAACTGCTGCCCACTGAGGGTCCCTACGTTTTGCAGGGACCGGGGGAAAACGCCGGCGTGGTCGATATCGGCGACGGCCTCGCGGTGGCGTTCAAGATGGAAAGCCACAATCATCCCTCGTTCATCGAGCCCTATCAGGGCGCCGCCACGGGTGTCGGCGGCATCCTGCGCGACATTTTCACCATGGGCGCGCGGCCCATCGCTTCGCTCAACTCCTTGCGCTTTGGCGCCATCGATCATCCGCGCACGCGCTATCTCGTTGCCGGCGTGGTCGCGGGCATCGGCGGCTACGGCAACTGCATCGGCGTGCCGACGGTCGGCGGCGAGGTCTATTTCGACGAGTGCTACAACGCCAATATTCTCGTCAACGCTTTCACCCTCGGCATCGTCAAGAAGAAAAAGATTTTCACCGGCATCGCCAAAGGCATTGGCAACCCAGTGATCTACGTCGGCTCGAAAACCGGCCGCGACGGCATCCACGGCGCCACCATGGCGTCAGAGTCGTTCTCGGAAGAGAAAGAGCAGCGCCGCCCCACCGTGCAAGTGGGCGATCCGTTCACCGAGAAGTTGCTGTTGGAAGCGTGCCTAGAGCTGTTCGAAAAAGATCACATCATCGGCATCCAAGACATGGGCGCGGCCGGTTTGACCAGTTCCTCGTCGGAAATGGCCGGCCGCGGCGGCTGCGGCATCGAGCTCGACCTGTCACTGGTGCCGATGCGCGAAACCGGCATGACGCCCTACGAGATTCTCCTGTCCGAATCGCAGGAGCGCATGCTGCTGGTGGCCAAGCAGGGCACCGAAGCGGAGATCAAAAAGATTTTCGACAAGTGGGATCTCGATGCCGTGGTGATCGGCCGCGTCACCGACGACCATATTTTCCGCGCGCGCTTTGACGGCGTCGAGGTAGCGGCGATTCCGATTGACGCACTGACCAAGGAAGCGCCGGTTTATCGCCGCCCGGCAGAGCGCCCAGCGCGCCACGACGAGCTGGAACAACTCGACTTCGCCACCATCACAGAACCGAAGGACCTCGGCGCGACGTTGAAGACGCTGCTCGCCTCACCCAACATCGCCTCCAAGGAATGGGTCTATCGCCAATACGATCACTACGTGCGCAGCAACACGGTGGTGGCACCCGGCGCCGACGCGGCGGTCGTGCGCGTCAAAGGAACGAAGAAGGCGCTGGCGCTCACCGCCGACTGCAATAGCCGCTACTGTTATCTCGACCCCTACGTCGGCGGCGTCATCGCAGTGGCCGAAGCGGCGCGCAATCTAGCCTGCGTTGGCGCGCGGCCGGTTGGCTTGACCGATTGTTTGAATTTTGGCAGCCCGGAGAACCCGGCGGTCATGTGGCAGTTCTCCCAGGCGATCAACGGCATGCGTGACGCGTGTTTGGCGCTCACCGTGCCGGTGGTGAGCGGCAACGTCAGCTTCTACAACGAAACCGACGGCGTGCCGATCTATCCGACGCCGACCATCGGCATGGTGGGACTGATTAACCATATCGACAAAGTAATGACACCGTGGTTCAAGGCGGCGGGCGATTTGATTGTGCTCTTAGGCCGAACCCGCGAAGAGTTGGGCGGCAGCGAATATCTGAAGCAGGTGCACGGTTTGACCCGTGGCACACCGCCCTGGATCGATCTACAATTGGAGCGCGCGGTGCAGCGCTGCTGCGTCGAGGCGATTGAGCAGGGGGTTTTGCGCTCGGCCCATGATGTCTCGGACGGCGGCTTGGCGGTGGCGCTGGCCGAGTGCTGCATGGGTGGCGCCGGCAAGCCGATTGGCGCGCGCATCGAGACCCATGAGATGATTCGCGGCGATGCTTTGCTATTCAGCGAATCGCAGTCGCGGATTGTCGTCTCTTTGGAAGAAAAAAACTTGGCGCCGCTGGAAGCCCTGGCCGCGCAGCACAACGCGCCGCTGCAAGTAATCGGCAGCGTCGGCGGTCAGCGACTTTCGATTCAGCCGTTCCTGCAACTGGCAGTGGACGAACTGCACAGTGTCTGGGCCAATGGTTTGACCGCGAAGTTGAAATAG
- a CDS encoding amidophosphoribosyltransferase, whose product MNDKFHEECAVMGVYGHPEAANMVYLGLYALQHRGQESCGIVSSDGKGLISHRQMGLVADAFKEDVIKHLEGGFAIGHNRYSTQGQSHLKNAQPFVVEYSQGPIAISHNGNLVNGALLRSELESAGSIFQSTSDTEVIIHLIATSKEPTLMGRIVEALSRVRGAYSLLFLTLDKMIAARDPYGFRPMVLGRFPDGKNRGAYVIASETCALDLIEAEYVREIEPGEVVTFGPDGMESLKPFPPVAAAKCIFEYIYFARPDSNLFGHNVYQVRKALGRQLARESGVEADLVTPVPDSGVPAAIGYAEESKIPLEFGLIRNHYVGRTFIEPQQSIRHFGVKIKLNAQKEVLNGKRVVVVDDSIVRGTTSRKIIRMLRDAGAKEVHMRISSPATISPCYYGIDTPTRGELIASTNSTEEIRRFIESDTLAYLSREGMYTYFNGQKKGHCDACFTGNYPVHFEDEGHTRQLHLFDAVSR is encoded by the coding sequence ATGAACGATAAGTTTCACGAAGAGTGCGCCGTCATGGGCGTGTATGGCCATCCCGAAGCGGCCAACATGGTCTATCTTGGCCTCTATGCGCTGCAGCACCGCGGCCAAGAATCCTGCGGCATTGTCTCCTCGGACGGCAAAGGATTGATCTCGCACCGCCAGATGGGACTGGTTGCCGATGCGTTCAAAGAAGACGTCATCAAACATCTCGAGGGCGGCTTTGCCATTGGCCACAATCGCTACTCGACCCAGGGCCAGAGCCATCTAAAAAATGCCCAGCCCTTCGTGGTCGAATATTCGCAGGGGCCGATCGCCATCTCGCACAACGGCAATCTTGTGAACGGCGCGCTGTTGCGCAGCGAGCTAGAGAGCGCGGGCTCGATCTTCCAGTCAACCTCCGACACGGAAGTTATCATTCATTTGATTGCTACATCCAAAGAGCCGACGCTGATGGGGCGCATCGTCGAAGCGCTGTCGCGCGTGCGCGGTGCCTATTCGCTGCTGTTCTTGACTCTCGATAAGATGATCGCGGCGCGCGATCCCTACGGTTTTCGGCCGATGGTGTTGGGCCGTTTTCCCGACGGTAAAAACCGCGGCGCCTACGTGATTGCCTCGGAAACCTGCGCTCTCGATCTCATCGAAGCGGAGTACGTGCGCGAAATCGAGCCTGGGGAGGTCGTCACCTTCGGGCCCGATGGCATGGAGTCGCTCAAGCCGTTTCCGCCGGTGGCGGCGGCGAAATGCATTTTTGAGTATATCTATTTTGCCCGGCCCGACAGTAATCTTTTCGGCCACAACGTTTACCAAGTGCGCAAAGCACTGGGGCGCCAGCTGGCGCGCGAGAGCGGCGTTGAAGCCGATCTAGTGACTCCGGTGCCCGACTCGGGCGTGCCAGCGGCGATCGGCTACGCCGAAGAGTCGAAGATCCCGTTGGAGTTCGGCTTGATCCGCAACCACTACGTCGGCCGCACTTTCATCGAGCCGCAGCAGTCGATCCGCCACTTTGGCGTTAAGATCAAGTTGAACGCGCAGAAAGAAGTGTTGAACGGCAAACGCGTCGTGGTTGTCGACGACTCCATCGTGCGCGGCACCACCAGCCGCAAAATCATCCGCATGCTGCGCGACGCCGGCGCCAAAGAAGTGCACATGCGCATTAGCTCGCCGGCAACCATCAGCCCGTGCTACTACGGCATCGACACACCAACCCGCGGCGAGCTGATCGCCTCGACCAATTCCACCGAAGAAATTCGCCGCTTCATCGAATCCGACACGCTCGCCTACTTGAGCCGCGAAGGCATGTACACCTACTTCAACGGCCAGAAAAAGGGCCACTGCGACGCCTGTTTCACCGGCAACTACCCGGTCCATTTCGAAGACGAAGGCCACACCCGCCAACTCCACTTGTTCGACGCGGTGAGCCGATAG
- a CDS encoding insulinase family protein, whose product MFCKSVLDNGIRVVSHEMSDHRSVSLGIWVESGSRHESQAQNGISHFIEHLLFKGTERRTAAQIAEEMDAVGGVLNAFTAKEHTCYYAKVLDENLPLALDLLTDIFLHSNFDVEEIERERSVILQEISQAEDTPDDYVHDLFNVDFFTDHPIARPICGRAETVMSFQRQDFLNFFKERYRPRRVVVAAAGHLRHDELVKEIQARLGSVRDERGAAAALDGDRLPGMGSGLYPHAKELEQVHLCLGMAAISQTHPQRYAGYVLNTLLGGGMSSRLFQEVREKRGKAYSVYSFASSYKDVGYFGVYAGTSLDSTDEVVDLILKELDKLAAGGISADELGRTQGQLVGSMMLGLESSDSWMSHIARNEIYFGKNVTTDEIVQKIRAVSREDVIELARQLFHSGGMTLTLLGDFQKDFKLDSFTLKH is encoded by the coding sequence ATGTTTTGCAAAAGCGTCCTCGATAACGGCATCCGGGTTGTCTCCCATGAGATGAGCGATCATCGCTCGGTGAGTCTCGGCATCTGGGTCGAGAGCGGCTCACGCCACGAGTCCCAAGCGCAGAACGGCATTTCCCATTTCATCGAACACTTGCTCTTCAAGGGCACCGAGCGGCGTACCGCCGCACAGATCGCCGAAGAGATGGACGCGGTGGGCGGGGTGTTGAATGCCTTCACCGCCAAGGAACACACTTGCTACTACGCCAAAGTTCTCGACGAGAATCTGCCGCTAGCGCTCGATTTATTAACCGATATTTTTCTGCACTCGAATTTTGACGTCGAAGAGATCGAGCGCGAGCGCTCGGTGATCCTCCAGGAAATCTCCCAGGCCGAGGACACGCCCGACGACTACGTGCACGATCTTTTCAACGTCGATTTCTTCACCGATCATCCGATCGCGCGGCCGATCTGCGGCCGGGCTGAAACAGTGATGAGCTTTCAACGGCAGGATTTCTTGAATTTCTTCAAAGAGCGATATCGTCCGCGCCGCGTCGTAGTCGCGGCGGCCGGCCATCTGCGCCATGACGAGCTGGTCAAAGAAATTCAGGCGCGCCTCGGTTCGGTGCGTGATGAGCGCGGTGCGGCTGCAGCGCTCGACGGCGACCGGTTGCCTGGCATGGGCAGCGGGCTCTATCCCCATGCAAAAGAACTCGAGCAGGTTCATCTCTGTTTGGGGATGGCGGCGATCTCGCAAACCCACCCGCAGCGCTACGCCGGCTACGTCTTGAATACTCTACTCGGCGGCGGCATGAGCTCGCGTTTGTTCCAAGAAGTCCGCGAGAAACGCGGCAAAGCTTATTCGGTTTATTCATTTGCGTCATCGTACAAGGACGTCGGTTATTTTGGCGTTTACGCCGGCACGAGCTTGGATTCGACGGACGAGGTTGTCGATCTGATTTTGAAAGAGTTGGACAAGTTGGCGGCGGGCGGTATTTCGGCCGACGAACTCGGCCGCACCCAGGGACAACTCGTCGGCAGTATGATGCTCGGTTTGGAATCGAGCGATTCGTGGATGAGCCACATTGCGCGCAACGAGATTTATTTTGGCAAGAACGTTACCACTGATGAAATCGTGCAAAAGATCCGCGCGGTTTCGCGCGAAGATGTTATCGAGCTGGCGCGCCAATTGTTTCATTCCGGCGGCATGACCCTAACACTGCTCGGCGACTTCCAAAAAGATTTCAAACTCGATAGTTTCACCTTGAAGCACTGA
- a CDS encoding cupin domain-containing protein, giving the protein MPKIDKITIVDAEKQAQWGKPTGRNYARPTQTDLVHIALNSYEPGVNDELHCHPGSDHTFFVVQGECTMKGLKEGEEYRLKQHQAVHVPAGFFYQLNNTGTERLILYQVSTEPRKKPKIGKVIYGVHTSLKEHLLNPVKAAAGK; this is encoded by the coding sequence ATGCCAAAGATCGATAAGATCACGATAGTCGATGCCGAGAAGCAGGCCCAATGGGGCAAACCCACCGGACGCAACTATGCGCGGCCGACGCAGACCGACTTGGTCCACATCGCGCTCAACAGCTACGAGCCCGGCGTCAACGACGAGCTCCACTGCCACCCCGGATCGGATCACACCTTTTTTGTCGTCCAGGGAGAATGCACCATGAAAGGCCTCAAAGAAGGCGAAGAGTATCGCCTCAAGCAGCACCAAGCCGTCCATGTTCCCGCCGGATTTTTCTACCAGCTCAACAACACCGGCACCGAGCGTTTGATTCTCTACCAGGTCTCCACCGAGCCGCGCAAAAAACCCAAAATCGGCAAAGTCATTTACGGCGTGCACACGAGCTTGAAAGAACACTTGCTCAACCCAGTCAAAGCCGCGGCGGGGAAATGA